The following proteins are encoded in a genomic region of Mahella australiensis 50-1 BON:
- the carB gene encoding carbamoyl-phosphate synthase large subunit → MPKRDDVKKVMVIGSGPIIIGQAAEFDYAGTQACQALKAEGIETVLVNSNPATIMTDTNMADNVYIEPLTVDMIEAIIQREHPDSLLPTLGGQTGLNLAMELAEKGILDKYNIKLLGTSAQSIRKAEDREAFRETMKAIGEPIVDNVIANDLDTALAFARKVGYPVIVRPAYTLGGTGGGIARDEYELRRIASDGLRLSRVHQVIVEPSIAGWKEIEYEVMRDSNGNCITVCNMENIDPVGIHTGDSIVVAPSQTLSDKEYQMLRSASINIINALEIEGGCNVQFALDPNSMDYFVIEVNPRVSRSSALASKATGYPIARVATKIAVGYTLDEIINSVTGKTYACFEPTLDYVVTKIPKWPFDKFVYAEKTLGTRMKATGEVMAISTNLEASLLKAVRSLELGIYSLEVDHIHHLSDEEIKSRVAEISDERLFVVAEALRRGFSMEYIHDITKIDFFFLNKINNIVALEEHIKTLSCDTLDKETLLKAKKMGFADAAIAKWLGMSENEVRQLRKQYGIKAVFKMVDTCAAEFEAVSPYYYSTYDQGDDWRPFDKPKVVVLGSGPIRIGQGIEFDYCSVHCVWALREAGYGTIIINNNPETVSTDFDTSDRLYFEPLTAEDVANVLEAEQPLGVVVQFGGQTAIKLTKPVADMGMPIIGTQPLYIDMAEDREEFDKLLNELNIPRPAGATVFTVQEAMDAANKLGYPVLVRPSYVLGGQGMEIAHSDKDIEEYIGIVNRVKQEHPILVDKYLMGKELEVDAICDGQDILIPGIMEHVERAGVHSGDSISVYPAQNISAKHQDIIVDYTYKLAKALHVIGLVNIQFIVYNDDVYIIEVNPRSSRTVPYISKVTGIPMVNLATRAVMGEKLRDMGYGTGLHPAGEYIAVKVPVFSFDKLPDVEVGLGPEMKSTGEVLGIAKEYSEALYKGLLASGIKLDAVSDGGYVLMTVADADKYELIEIAQAFQDMGYNIVATAGTAHVLNANYVAANVVNKINEGSPNIMDLMLEGKVKFVINTPTKGRQPQRDGFKIRRLAVEQSIPCLTSLDTARALVNSLRLQRQGQKLEPINLKDVEKALLSGAK, encoded by the coding sequence TTGCCAAAAAGAGATGATGTGAAAAAGGTCATGGTCATAGGTTCGGGGCCGATAATTATAGGTCAAGCCGCCGAATTTGACTACGCGGGTACCCAAGCATGCCAGGCCTTGAAGGCGGAGGGCATAGAAACGGTATTGGTCAATAGCAATCCGGCCACCATCATGACCGATACGAACATGGCCGACAATGTTTATATTGAACCATTAACCGTAGATATGATAGAAGCTATAATACAAAGAGAGCATCCGGACAGCCTGTTGCCTACTCTGGGAGGTCAGACCGGTTTGAACTTGGCAATGGAGCTGGCTGAAAAGGGCATACTCGATAAATATAATATAAAACTGTTGGGCACATCGGCACAATCTATAAGGAAGGCCGAGGACCGTGAGGCTTTCAGGGAGACCATGAAAGCGATAGGCGAACCCATAGTGGATAACGTTATAGCCAACGATCTCGATACGGCACTGGCTTTTGCCCGGAAGGTGGGATACCCTGTAATAGTGCGGCCGGCATATACGCTAGGAGGCACAGGGGGCGGCATAGCCCGCGATGAATACGAACTGCGCCGTATAGCCTCAGATGGATTAAGATTGAGCCGCGTACATCAGGTGATAGTGGAGCCTTCAATAGCAGGATGGAAGGAAATAGAATATGAGGTTATGCGCGACAGCAATGGAAACTGTATCACCGTCTGTAACATGGAAAATATAGATCCCGTAGGCATCCATACCGGGGATAGCATAGTTGTGGCCCCATCGCAGACGCTGTCGGATAAGGAATATCAGATGCTGCGGTCAGCTTCTATAAATATAATAAACGCTTTGGAAATAGAAGGAGGCTGCAATGTCCAATTTGCATTGGATCCGAACAGCATGGATTACTTTGTGATAGAGGTGAATCCGAGGGTAAGCCGTTCTAGTGCATTGGCATCCAAAGCCACCGGATATCCCATAGCGCGCGTTGCCACTAAGATAGCTGTAGGGTATACGCTGGATGAGATAATAAACAGCGTTACCGGCAAAACTTATGCATGTTTCGAACCTACGCTGGATTATGTGGTCACTAAAATACCCAAGTGGCCATTCGATAAGTTCGTGTACGCCGAAAAGACGCTGGGTACGCGGATGAAAGCTACGGGCGAGGTTATGGCTATAAGCACAAACCTCGAAGCCAGTCTCCTCAAAGCAGTGCGCTCCTTGGAGCTGGGCATATATTCGCTGGAAGTGGATCATATACACCACTTGTCCGACGAGGAGATCAAATCCAGGGTAGCGGAGATAAGCGATGAACGGTTGTTCGTTGTGGCTGAGGCTTTGCGCAGGGGCTTCAGCATGGAATATATACACGATATAACAAAAATCGACTTTTTCTTCTTGAATAAAATCAACAATATAGTTGCTTTAGAGGAACATATAAAAACATTGAGTTGTGATACCCTCGATAAAGAAACGCTGCTCAAGGCAAAAAAAATGGGGTTTGCAGATGCAGCCATAGCAAAATGGTTGGGTATGTCAGAGAATGAGGTAAGGCAATTAAGGAAACAGTACGGCATAAAAGCCGTATTCAAGATGGTGGATACATGTGCCGCCGAATTTGAAGCGGTCAGTCCGTACTATTATTCGACATATGATCAAGGCGATGACTGGCGGCCATTCGACAAGCCGAAAGTAGTCGTGTTAGGCTCCGGCCCTATACGCATAGGTCAAGGCATAGAATTCGACTATTGTTCGGTGCATTGTGTATGGGCGTTGAGAGAAGCCGGCTACGGTACCATAATTATCAATAATAACCCTGAAACCGTCAGCACTGATTTTGATACATCCGATAGGCTGTACTTTGAGCCTTTGACTGCCGAAGATGTGGCCAATGTTCTCGAAGCAGAGCAACCATTGGGCGTAGTGGTTCAATTCGGCGGCCAAACGGCCATAAAGCTGACCAAACCAGTAGCTGACATGGGCATGCCTATAATAGGGACGCAACCACTATATATAGATATGGCTGAGGATAGAGAGGAGTTCGATAAGCTCCTCAATGAACTGAATATACCAAGGCCGGCAGGAGCAACGGTATTCACTGTTCAAGAGGCTATGGATGCAGCCAACAAACTTGGCTATCCTGTGTTGGTGAGGCCATCGTATGTACTCGGTGGTCAGGGCATGGAGATAGCTCATTCCGATAAAGACATAGAAGAATATATAGGCATAGTCAACCGCGTAAAGCAGGAACATCCTATACTGGTCGATAAATACCTCATGGGCAAAGAGCTAGAGGTCGATGCCATATGCGATGGGCAGGACATACTGATCCCCGGTATTATGGAGCATGTCGAAAGAGCAGGCGTACATTCGGGCGACAGCATATCGGTATATCCGGCGCAGAATATATCAGCGAAGCATCAGGATATTATAGTGGACTATACTTATAAATTAGCTAAAGCATTGCATGTCATAGGTTTGGTCAATATACAGTTTATCGTATATAACGACGATGTATATATAATAGAAGTAAATCCACGTTCCAGCCGTACCGTCCCGTATATAAGCAAGGTAACTGGTATACCGATGGTTAATCTCGCTACTAGGGCCGTTATGGGAGAGAAACTTCGCGATATGGGCTATGGCACGGGATTGCATCCAGCCGGCGAATATATAGCGGTAAAAGTGCCTGTATTCTCATTCGATAAGCTGCCGGATGTGGAGGTAGGCTTGGGGCCGGAGATGAAATCCACAGGCGAAGTGCTGGGCATAGCAAAAGAGTATTCAGAAGCCCTATATAAAGGTCTATTGGCCAGCGGCATAAAATTAGATGCTGTATCTGACGGCGGTTATGTGCTGATGACCGTAGCTGACGCCGATAAATATGAATTAATCGAGATAGCCCAGGCATTTCAAGATATGGGGTATAATATAGTGGCCACAGCCGGTACCGCCCATGTGCTTAACGCCAACTATGTAGCCGCCAACGTCGTTAACAAAATTAACGAAGGAAGCCCTAATATAATGGATCTAATGCTCGAAGGCAAGGTGAAGTTCGTTATAAACACGCCTACCAAAGGCAGGCAGCCTCAAAGGGACGGATTTAAGATACGGCGGTTGGCAGTAGAGCAATCCATCCCATGCCTCACGTCTTTGGATACCGCAAGGGCATTGGTCAATAGCCTGCGCTTACAACGTCAGGGGCAGAAATTGGAGCCGATTAACCTCAAAGACGTGGAAAAGGCTCTGCTTTCAGGAGCTAAGTAG